In Aedes albopictus strain Foshan chromosome 3, AalbF5, whole genome shotgun sequence, the following are encoded in one genomic region:
- the LOC134291308 gene encoding uncharacterized protein LOC134291308, translated as MTRAMKSTPSVALDALLNILSLHKFVKLQAAKSALQFIHYNKVLDGDLVRHLRIIKDFKLNMDIKTVEDWMITKTNYDVPFKVVKPCRYVWDAGGPSLRPVSIVFYIDGSKIGENTGAGVFGPCKAIPMGCSPTVFQAEVQAILECANICLKRNYRFAKICIFSNSQAALNALKAFTCQSKLVWECIISLKQLASRNEVTLYWVPGHCGILGNENNLARQGADRVLDNLARQGAASSFVGPEPFCGVPECALRMKLKTWEMSMVESNWNATDTSKQAKTFIKPSAEKSQVHTEYKQKRSQGNYWSDDWPLPE; from the coding sequence ATGACaagagcaatgaaaagcactccatcagttgctttggatgcccttctcaatatactgtcattgcataaatttgttaaactacaagcggcaaaaagtgccctgcagtttatacattacaataaagtcctagacggggatcttgttcgacatttgaggatcatcaaagacttcaaattaaacatggacataaaaacagtagaagattggatgattactaagaccaactatgatgttcccttcaaagtggtgaaaccatgtcgctatgtttgggatgctggtgggccaagtttacgtccagtttctattgtattttatattgATGGGTCCAAGAtaggagaaaatactggagctggtgtttttggcccctgtaaggctataccaatgggatgcagtcccactgtatttcaagcggaagttcaagccattctagagtgtgccaacatttgtctaaaaagaaattataggtttgccaagatctgtattttttcgaacagtcaggcggctctaaatgcgctaaaagctttcacgtgtcaatcaaagctagtgtgggaatgtattatttctctgaagcaattggccagtaggaacgaggtaactttatactgggtgcccggtcattgtggaatcctgggaaatgaaaacaatttagctagacagggtgcggaCAGGGTGCTagacaatttagctagacagggtgcggcatcaagctttgtaggccctgaacctttctgtggagttcctgagtgtgctcttcggatgaaactaaaaacttgggaaatgtccatggtagaatctaattggaatgccacggatacatccaagcaagcaaaaacgttcataaaacccagtgcagaaaaaagccaggtccatactgaatataaacaaaagagatctcagggtaattactggtctgatgactggccactgcccgagtaa
- the LOC109406270 gene encoding probable glutamine--tRNA ligase, whose amino-acid sequence MTMTGSAEDHIAKLQTLGLSEQKAKETLKNAALSKTIMKALSFVPADHVYAEGEGLLVYQACTKIKQQSIEHLEFLVRNILQRKLDTGIRVEAALEFLLHNGTNKTVNVAEFEEACGVGVVVTPEEIDRAVEAVITLNKETIISQRYRFNTGKLLAELRGKLLWADGKAIKNEVDVQMFDLLGPKTEADLAPPPKAEKKPKGEKVVVSAHKTEQAVSAKEALTESVSDGAKSITELMKSVHFHAPGENHKTDGYVVTDKTDRLLKEHLKRTGGAVRTRFPPEPNGILHIGHAKAININFGYAKSKNGVCFLRYDDTNPEKEEEKFFIGIKDMVEWLGYKPYQITHSSDYFQQLYEWAVLLIKNNLAYVCHQTADEMKGFNPQPSKWRNRPVEENLQLFEDMKNGKIDEGAATLRMKITLEEGKIDPVAYRIKFIPHHRTGSDWCIYPTYDYTHCLCDSIEDITHSLCTKEFQSRRSSYYWLCNALEIYCPVQWEYGRLNVNYTVVSKRKIGKLITEGVVEDWDDPRLFTLTALRRRGFPSEAINNFCAQMGVTGAQSSVDPSALEASVRDVLNITAPRALVVLDPLKITIKNFPHKESVEIQVPNYPSNPEKGSHSIWLDKVIYIERSDFSENPEKGFRRLTPSQSVGLRYAGFVIKVSDVIKDENGALKELHCVCDSSETTEKPKAFIHWVSRPNEIEVRLYEKLFKHKNPEDANEVPGGFLSDCNHDSLKIVTAYADASVMNAKIYDKYQFERIGYFSADPDSREGHLVFNRTVTLKEDAGKN is encoded by the exons ATGACTATGACTGGTTCGGCAGAGGATCACATAGCCAAGCTGCAAACTTTGGGTCTCAGCGAGCAAAAGGCGAAAGAAACCTTGAAGAATGCTGCCCTCAGTAAGACAATTATGAAGGCCCTATCGTTCGTTCCGGCCGATCACGTTTACGCCGAAGGGGAAGGTTTGTTGGTGTACCAAGCATGCACCAAGATCAAACAGCAATCCATTGAACATTTGGAGTTCCTGGTGCGGAATATTCTGCAACGAAAGCTGGATACGGGAATCCGGGTTGAAGCCGCATTGGAATTTCTGCTGCACAACGGTACCAACAAAACTGTAAATGTGGCCGAGTTTGAGGAGGCCTGTGGAGTGGGCGTAGTGGTCACGCCGGAGGAGATTGACCGGGCCGTAGAAGCCGTAATTACTCTAAACAAGGAGACGATTATTTCCCAACGATACCGATTCAATACGGGAAAGCTTCTGGCGGAACTGCGCGGAAAACTCTTGTGGGCCGATGGAAAAGCCATCAAGAACGAAGTGGATGTGCAAATGTTCGATTTGCTTGGTCCGAAAACGGAAGCCGATCTTGCACCTCCGCCAAAAGCTGAGAAGAAACCGAAAGGAGAGAAGGTGGTTGTTAGCGCTCATAAAACCGAGCAGGCAGTGTCTGCAAAAGAAGCGCTTACCGAATCCGTATCCGATGGAGCGAAGTCCATTACGGAGCTGATGAAATCGGTTCATTTCCACGCTCCGGGAGAGAATCATAAAACCGATGGTTATGTGGTTACCGATAAGACCGACAGGTTGTTGAAGGAACATTTGAAGCGAACAGGAGGAGCCGTGCGCACTCGATTCCCTCCGGAACCGAATGGCATTTTGCACATTGGTCATGCTAAGGCCATTAACATCAATTTTGGGTACGCCAAGTCTAAAAACGGCGTCTGCTTCTTGCGTTACGATGACACTAACCCGGAGAAGGAGGAAGAGAAGTTCTTCATCGGAATCAAGGACATGGTCGAATGGCTGGGTTATAAGCCTTACCAAATCACCCATTCTTCGGACTACTTTCAACAATTGTATGAGTGGGCTGTACTTTTGATTAAAAATAACCTGGCGTACGTTTGTCATCAAACGGCGGATGAAATGAAAGGATTCAATCCTCAACCGTCAAAGTGGCGAAACCGTCCCGTGGAGGAAAACCTCCAACTGTTCGAGGACATGAAAAATGGAAAGATTGACGAAGGTGCCGCGACGCTTCGTATGAAGATCACTCTAGAAGAGGGAAAAATTGACCCGGTCGCGTATCGGATCAAGTTTATTCCTCATCATCGGACGGGAAGCGATTGGTGCATCTATCCGACCTACGATTACACGCATTGTCTTTGCGATAGCATCGAAGACATTACGCATTCATTGTGCACAAAGGAGTTTCAGTCCCGCCGGTCTTCCTACTATTGGCTTTGCAATGCGTTGGAGATTTACTGCCCGGTGCAGTGGGAGTACGGCCGGCTGAATGTGAACTACACGGTCGTCTCCAAGCGAAAAATTGGCAAGCTGATTACCGAAG GAGTCGTTGAAGATTGGGACGATCCAAGGCTTTTCACATTGACCGCTTTACGGCGTCGCGGTTTTCCATCGGAGGCCATCAATAACTTCTGTGCGCAGATGGGGGTTACCGGAGCTCAAAGCTCTGTTGATCCATCCGCCCTGGAGGCTAGCGTACGAGATGTTCTGAACATAACGGCTCCGCGGGCTCTGGTCGTACTGGACCCGTTGAAGATCACTATCAAAAACTTCCCACACAAAGAGTCGGTGGAAATTCAAGTTCCCAACTATCCTAGCAATCCTGAGAAAGGATCCCACAGCATTTGGCTCGACAAAGTTATTTACATTGAACGATCCGACTTTTCCGAAAACCCGGAAAAAGGATTCCGTCGTTTGACACCATCTCAGTCGGTTGGTTTACGGTACGCTGGGTTTGTTATAAAGGTGTCTGATGTTATCAAAGACGAAAACGGAGCCTTGAAGGAATTGCACTGTGTGTGTGATAGCAGCGAAACGACTGAAAAACCCAAAGCCTTTATCCACTGGGTATCTCGGCCTAACGAAATAGAGGTCCGTTTGTACGAAAAGCTGTTCAAGCATAAAAACCCCGAAGACGCCaatgaagttcctggaggatttttaagcgattgcaatcatgaCTCCCTAAAAATCGTCACAGCGTACGCCGATGCATCTGTTATGAACGCTAAAATCTACGATAAATACCAGTTTGAGAGAATTGGATACTTTTCGGCCGATCCCGATTCGCGCGAAGGGCATTTAGTGTTCAACAGAACAGTAACATTGAAGGAAGACGCCGGCAAAAACTAA